The genomic region CGCGGGCGGAGAGGATGACGTCCTCGTCGCGGAGCACGGAGAGCAGGCGCAGGCTCGTGCGCCGGCCCGACTGCGAGGCGCCGAGCACGTCGCCCTCGCGGCGGGCCTCGAGGTCGAGGCGCGAGAGCTCGAAGCCGTCGAGCGTGGAGGCGACCGCGTCGAGCCGCTCGCGGGCCGGCGTGCCGGGCGGGGCGTCGGTGACCAGCAGGCACAGGCCGGCGTGGCCGCCGCGGCCGACCCGCCCGCGCAGCTGGTGGAGCTGGGAGACGCCGAAGCGGTCGGCGTCCATGACCACCATGCCGGTGGCGTTGGGCACGTCGACGCCGACCTCGATGACCGTGGTCGCGAGCAGCACGTCGACCTCGCCGGCGGCGAAGCGCGACATCACGGCGTCCTTGTCGTCGGGGTGCATGCGCCCGTGGAGGACCTCGACGCGCAGCCCGGCGAGCGGGCCGTCGGTGAGCAGCGGCGCGATCTCGAGCAGGGCGATCGGCGGTCGCCGGGCGTCGTCGGAGGCCGGCTCGTCGCCGCTGGGCGCCTCCTCGGGGCCCTCGCCGATGCGCGGGCACACGACGTAGGCCTGCCGGCCCGCTGCGACCTCCTCGCGCAGGCGCACCCACGCCCGGTCGAGGAAGTGCGGCTTCTCCCCCGCCGGCACCACGTGGGTGGCGATCGGCGAGCGGCCCTTCGGCAGCTCGGACAGGGAGGACACCTCGAGGTCGCCGAACACGGTCATCGCCACGGTGCGCGGGATCGGGGTCGCGGTCATGACCAGCACGTGCGGCGGCGCCGACCCCTTGGCCCGCAGGGCGTCGCGCTGCTCGACGCCGAAGCGGTGCTGCTCGTCGACGACGACGAGCCCGAGGTCGAAGAAGCTCACGGACTCCTGCAGCAGCGCGTGCGTGCCGACGACGATGCCGGCGTCGCCGCTCGCGGCGTCGAGCAGCGCCTGGCGACGCGCAGCGGCGCCCATGGAGCCGGTCAGCAGCGCCACGCGGGTGCCCCGGTCGGACCCGCCGAGCAGCCCGCCCTCGGCGAGCGGCCCGAGCATCGCGCGGATCGAGCGGGCGTGCTGCTGGGCGAGCAC from Motilibacter peucedani harbors:
- the recG gene encoding ATP-dependent DNA helicase RecG, which translates into the protein MSDPLGASLVSAVGDRTAAALGKTLGLHTVGDLLRHYPRRYAERGQMTELGRLTVDEHVTVLARVKSASSRPMRGRRGTILSVVVTDGRDDLSLTFFNQAWRQRELVEGRTGLFSGKVGSFNRSLQLANPDYVLFDGGDDDADVLDQFAALIPVYPASAQMPSWKLAQSVRVVLDTLGALDDPLPEQVRDEHSFLGLAEALRLVHLPRTKADVAAAHERLRWEEAFVLQALLAQRRLAARELTATPRTPSPDGLLAAFDAALPFTLTPGQRVVGEEVAADLAQTWPMNRLLQGEVGSGKTVVALRAMLTVVDSGGQAALLAPTEVLAQQHARSIRAMLGPLAEGGLLGGSDRGTRVALLTGSMGAAARRQALLDAASGDAGIVVGTHALLQESVSFFDLGLVVVDEQHRFGVEQRDALRAKGSAPPHVLVMTATPIPRTVAMTVFGDLEVSSLSELPKGRSPIATHVVPAGEKPHFLDRAWVRLREEVAAGRQAYVVCPRIGEGPEEAPSGDEPASDDARRPPIALLEIAPLLTDGPLAGLRVEVLHGRMHPDDKDAVMSRFAAGEVDVLLATTVIEVGVDVPNATGMVVMDADRFGVSQLHQLRGRVGRGGHAGLCLLVTDAPPGTPARERLDAVASTLDGFELSRLDLEARREGDVLGASQSGRRTSLRLLSVLRDEDVILSAREEAARAVADDPTLAGDPALAQAIAQLVDAERADYLEKA